AGACCCGAATCCCGACCGGTCAGGCCGGCGCGGAACGAGGCTGGGTCCAAAAAGCGGCCCTCGTTGAAGAGCGTCGGCGTCTCGCCGATGGGAAAATCCTTGCGGTGCGGGTGGCCGTCCAGGTCCTCGGGCGTGAGCAGCTTGCGCAGGTCGGGGTGGCCGTCGAACTCGAGGCCGAACATGTCGTAGACCTCACG
Above is a genomic segment from Deinococcota bacterium containing:
- a CDS encoding NADH-quinone oxidoreductase subunit C: SVVYNLYGIESGERLFIRVNLDDGETLPTITGLWKGASFMEREVYDMFGLEFDGHPDLRKLLTPEDLDGHPHRKDFPIGETPTLFNEGRFLDPASFRAGLTGRDSGLTGWRGGTRKGIKGG